From one Kosmotoga arenicorallina S304 genomic stretch:
- a CDS encoding PH domain-containing protein: MEIKVRPTRRAFVIRYLIYPYYLIAGLIMLFWKDLSLLHESDYLLYLLIWGILTVLPGLILAFKRRKFSWFFWPLALNLLGWGSQFVFKSEDYAYYVKNGPYLAFIAVSVVAVIFIELYRISIRYTISTSGIEITSGIFGANNQLIVNKHITNVLLKRNFLEMLLGVGHVIPVTSSGMGAGDTGVIGGFTGSAGVKGANVGGFVGKTSSVKEFVADPRNCIYGVPNPRKIMEEVKKNLTGQSA, encoded by the coding sequence ATGGAAATTAAAGTAAGGCCTACAAGAAGAGCTTTCGTAATCAGATATCTCATCTATCCATATTACCTCATTGCCGGACTTATAATGCTTTTTTGGAAGGACCTGTCATTGCTTCATGAAAGTGATTATCTTCTTTACCTTTTGATATGGGGTATATTGACTGTATTGCCTGGCCTTATTCTCGCCTTTAAGCGAAGAAAGTTTAGTTGGTTTTTCTGGCCACTTGCTTTGAACCTCCTTGGCTGGGGTAGCCAGTTTGTTTTTAAGAGCGAAGACTATGCGTATTATGTGAAAAATGGCCCATATCTTGCCTTCATTGCGGTATCAGTTGTTGCAGTAATTTTTATCGAACTATACAGGATATCGATAAGATACACAATTTCCACTTCAGGAATAGAAATTACATCGGGGATTTTTGGCGCCAATAACCAGCTCATTGTCAATAAGCATATTACAAATGTCCTTCTTAAAAGGAACTTTCTGGAAATGTTACTCGGTGTGGGGCATGTTATTCCGGTAACTTCCTCTGGAATGGGAGCCGGAGACACAGGTGTTATAGGTGGTTTCACAGGAAGCGCGGGAGTGAAAGGCGCAAATGTAGGGGGCTTTGTTGGGAAAACATCCAGTGTAAAGGAATTTGTAGCTGATCCCAGAAATTGTATCTATGGTGTGCCAAACCCAAGAAAAATAATGGAGGAAGTCAAGAAGAACCTTACAGGGCAAAGCGCTTAG
- a CDS encoding helix-turn-helix transcriptional regulator, producing the protein MSIKHMRAKKGISQEELAKKLGISRSTLSRIETGKVKVTDFFLADTIAAFFEMPVEELFPEFLLDRKSPPFNKHKKGWNFWNCSPTLE; encoded by the coding sequence ATGTCGATAAAGCACATGAGAGCAAAAAAAGGCATATCACAAGAAGAGCTGGCAAAAAAGCTTGGCATTAGCAGGAGCACTTTATCGAGGATTGAAACCGGGAAAGTCAAGGTTACAGACTTCTTTCTCGCAGACACAATTGCTGCATTTTTTGAAATGCCAGTTGAAGAACTATTTCCTGAATTCCTTTTGGATAGAAAATCTCCTCCATTTAACAAGCACAAAAAGGGGTGGAACTTTTGGAATTGCTCGCCTACACTCGAATGA
- a CDS encoding metallophosphoesterase family protein encodes MALEPYIGNRLFTPLVIYNEGGLLTLYAIGDIHGCLNPLKSLIEKINPKKSDTLVFLGDYIDRGPKSKEVVDFLLSLDQKYRCIFLRGNHEAMLLHYLSGGPWGRYWELNGMEATLRSYGSIKNIPDRHMDFFKATKLYYENSKYLFVHAGIRPGIEMAKQSEQDLLWIRDEFIYSKTLLKGKIVVFGHTPKFGGPLILKDKIGLDTGCVYGGNLTALRTKDLKFFTANCGVPAKKQY; translated from the coding sequence ATGGCTCTTGAGCCCTATATTGGGAATAGGCTTTTCACTCCTTTGGTTATTTATAATGAGGGGGGTCTTCTAACGTTATACGCAATAGGAGATATTCACGGTTGCCTGAATCCTCTTAAATCACTCATTGAAAAAATTAATCCCAAAAAAAGTGATACACTCGTTTTTTTGGGTGATTATATTGACAGAGGCCCTAAATCAAAAGAAGTGGTAGATTTTTTGTTAAGCCTCGACCAGAAATATCGTTGTATTTTTTTGAGAGGCAATCACGAAGCTATGTTGCTTCATTACTTATCCGGTGGTCCCTGGGGCAGGTATTGGGAACTGAACGGTATGGAGGCTACTTTGCGTAGTTATGGTAGTATAAAGAATATTCCGGATAGGCATATGGATTTTTTCAAAGCCACAAAACTCTATTATGAAAACTCCAAATATCTTTTCGTGCACGCAGGGATAAGACCCGGAATAGAAATGGCTAAACAAAGTGAACAGGACCTTCTCTGGATTAGAGATGAATTCATATATTCAAAAACCCTTCTAAAAGGTAAGATAGTTGTATTTGGTCATACTCCGAAATTTGGTGGACCGTTGATCCTGAAAGATAAAATAGGTTTGGACACAGGATGTGTATATGGCGGTAATCTCACAGCGCTAAGAACTAAAGACCTGAAGTTTTTCACAGCCAATTGCGGTGTGCCAGCTAAAAAGCAATATTGA
- a CDS encoding helix-turn-helix domain-containing protein, with the protein MELLAYTRMKKGLTQRELSAKIGRNPGYISAVERGKLLPPFQIADELALILGLPVEIAFPEYTRKSLLPKWSELMYLKSLGIDISPYHVLLVL; encoded by the coding sequence TTGGAATTGCTCGCCTACACTCGAATGAAAAAAGGTTTAACTCAAAGGGAATTGTCTGCAAAGATTGGCAGAAATCCCGGATATATATCAGCTGTCGAAAGGGGAAAATTATTGCCTCCCTTTCAAATTGCCGACGAACTTGCATTAATTCTTGGTCTTCCAGTGGAGATAGCCTTTCCTGAGTACACAAGGAAATCGTTGTTGCCTAAATGGTCGGAGCTCATGTACCTGAAATCCCTTGGCATAGACATATCACCGTATCATGTTCTGCTTGTATTGTAA
- a CDS encoding efflux RND transporter permease subunit, which yields MRKLASFVINYKLPIIAVFIFLAVVGGYYASKLVVNSDLMKILPPDDPVIKRYKEFMENSSTGDITYVVLKTFEKSSQGIEKLKGAARALFDSSKDSPYIKGFVKFDYLSELGPMGLVLVDPEKVPSFNASFDLSDNFEKLLNYEFTAIHNAGTSLWQLMNIYREINNPEAADSYESYIRLPDEFPEEDPMILVMGLKLNGTSADIDYVTKAIPELKKWIKGILKPFNIDYSLTGDHFGTYESYKQANRDFAITTIISLLGIALLFYAAYSSLRITLYIFLSLIVAMLITLGIAYLIFGELNIVTTFVNAITLGLGIDYGIHMITRLSDESKRNKIQRSMLTNAYSAITKPLLVSMVTTALVFVILALINAPAVRELGVLTSIGISVFFAVMYLFLPAISLNSISKGGAAANIHSLDKVFYYISGSVKKFRRISLTVVILFLMFLSYLGISNLNNFSYTPPGLMAEKSEMLSTLSLIERVFKASIANTVPFIVKPDELKTVYDKIKVNPHIGNLFSLMDLVRGDEEQYLSQFKSLVKKVNAFRGSPVLESLLKKAEYYDSIIELIDKSQDIENPDELINFVAGNLPASLKKQLIYEAPDGEQYFVINAEPKNRIYRNNVIKTLFDSLGDLQEYVGGYPQVFYYLMDTVKGVSFPLSLVAIILVFIIVWIDRRNIYDSIRILILMSGILIAMFGLMEILGIDTSFITIISAPLIIGIGVDSLVHMIHSSSSKNPYETARTLKSVAMSSATTILAFSSFAFAQGKLLRDFGLSMAAGVFIALVVATMAVPVLPWKEKNRTGGRR from the coding sequence ATGAGAAAGCTGGCTTCTTTTGTAATAAATTACAAATTGCCCATAATCGCTGTCTTCATTTTTTTAGCCGTAGTGGGAGGATACTACGCCAGTAAGCTGGTCGTAAATTCAGATCTTATGAAGATCCTTCCGCCGGATGACCCTGTAATAAAGCGATATAAAGAGTTTATGGAGAATTCAAGCACGGGGGATATCACTTATGTTGTGCTAAAAACCTTTGAAAAAAGTTCTCAAGGAATCGAAAAGTTAAAGGGAGCTGCCAGAGCTCTATTTGATTCTTCAAAAGATTCCCCATACATCAAAGGATTTGTGAAATTCGATTATTTATCTGAATTGGGGCCAATGGGTTTGGTTCTTGTTGATCCAGAAAAAGTGCCTTCTTTCAATGCCAGCTTTGATTTGAGTGACAATTTTGAAAAACTTCTGAACTATGAATTTACCGCAATACACAATGCAGGCACTTCTCTATGGCAATTGATGAACATATACCGGGAAATCAACAACCCCGAAGCAGCGGATAGTTACGAAAGCTATATAAGACTTCCAGATGAATTCCCAGAAGAAGACCCTATGATTCTTGTCATGGGTTTGAAACTAAATGGCACCTCAGCTGATATAGACTATGTCACAAAAGCAATACCCGAACTGAAGAAATGGATAAAGGGCATCTTAAAACCCTTCAACATAGACTACAGCTTGACCGGCGATCATTTCGGAACCTATGAGTCTTATAAACAGGCAAATCGTGATTTTGCTATAACCACCATTATTTCGCTTCTCGGGATCGCATTGCTCTTTTACGCTGCATATTCCAGCTTGAGAATTACGCTGTACATTTTTCTTTCCTTGATCGTTGCGATGCTTATTACTCTGGGAATCGCATACCTTATCTTTGGAGAGCTTAATATCGTAACGACCTTCGTAAATGCCATTACTCTTGGTCTGGGTATAGATTACGGCATTCATATGATTACCCGGCTATCCGATGAGTCAAAAAGAAACAAAATTCAACGCTCAATGCTCACAAATGCTTACAGTGCAATTACCAAACCCCTTCTTGTCAGCATGGTTACAACCGCCCTTGTATTTGTCATCCTTGCATTGATAAATGCCCCGGCTGTTAGAGAGCTCGGCGTGCTTACCTCGATAGGTATTTCTGTTTTTTTTGCGGTAATGTACCTTTTCCTGCCAGCGATTTCTTTAAACAGCATCAGTAAAGGTGGAGCGGCGGCAAATATTCATTCACTGGATAAGGTATTTTACTATATTTCCGGCTCCGTGAAAAAATTCCGTAGAATATCACTTACTGTCGTGATACTTTTCCTGATGTTTTTGAGCTATCTTGGAATATCCAATCTAAACAACTTTTCCTATACTCCACCCGGGCTTATGGCTGAGAAATCAGAGATGCTTTCTACTCTCAGCTTGATTGAAAGGGTATTCAAAGCGAGCATTGCAAATACTGTGCCTTTCATTGTAAAGCCCGATGAACTGAAGACTGTATACGATAAGATAAAAGTAAACCCTCATATTGGAAACCTCTTTTCACTCATGGATCTGGTTCGTGGAGATGAGGAACAATATCTTTCCCAGTTTAAGTCTCTTGTGAAGAAAGTCAACGCATTTAGGGGGTCTCCCGTTTTGGAGAGCCTCTTGAAAAAAGCTGAATATTATGACTCAATTATTGAGCTCATTGACAAGTCACAAGATATTGAAAACCCGGATGAATTAATAAATTTCGTTGCAGGTAATCTTCCAGCTTCCCTGAAAAAGCAATTAATCTATGAAGCTCCCGATGGCGAGCAATATTTTGTTATCAACGCTGAGCCAAAAAATAGAATTTACAGGAATAACGTGATAAAAACCCTGTTCGACAGCCTGGGGGATCTTCAGGAATATGTCGGGGGTTATCCTCAGGTATTTTACTATCTCATGGATACTGTTAAAGGCGTCTCGTTCCCGCTTTCTCTTGTGGCAATCATTCTGGTATTCATAATAGTCTGGATTGACAGAAGAAATATATATGACAGCATAAGAATTCTCATTCTCATGTCAGGCATTCTCATAGCAATGTTTGGGCTCATGGAAATATTGGGCATAGATACCTCCTTCATCACGATTATTTCAGCACCTCTTATAATAGGGATCGGCGTAGATAGTCTTGTACATATGATTCACAGTTCTTCTTCTAAAAATCCCTATGAAACTGCAAGAACTCTTAAATCAGTTGCCATGTCATCGGCAACGACTATACTCGCCTTTTCAAGCTTTGCCTTTGCACAGGGAAAGCTGCTAAGGGATTTTGGACTCAGCATGGCGGCAGGTGTTTTTATCGCACTGGTTGTTGCCACCATGGCGGTTCCTGTGTTACCATGGAAAGAAAAGAACAGGACAGGAGGTAGAAGATAA
- a CDS encoding UvrD-helicase domain-containing protein, with protein sequence METGVNSDIFIAASAGTGKTYRLVKHYVSIFERAFKLNEKLDVHNVVAITFTRKAAKEMKERVMKNLDENIERGIPGNWLSLRARMVNAWISTIHSFCERILRESATYLGMDPGFQVLTGIKRVTLENNVAKSYFLEHIEELEPVIELIGIDDTFKLLKNMLGNHRNKLKVSRAMQRALEPHEIGEKGIKALKATEILEKHFNGITRLYDQECLSSNYLDFDDLLTKTRELLMNHPQVQQKYIRRFKYILVDEFQDTDELQKEIIDLLHVEGSNFLFFVGDAKQSIYRFRGADVTVFNRTKEHFELNGKPVEELDTNRRSHPDIVEFQNRLFSKIMINDFSGKYYKAYYEKEIKALPYDSSESESRVRVLLSDQADDSKEVANYISRLLQEELTFRDKSGKTEKRRIQPGDIAILLRSFTKITKYEEALENLGIPYYTVGSREFYNRPEVAGPLAWLDMVVDPLDDNAFTRFLLSPAFGGTLDEILSLKSAGKTFYEGLVNTRDEKFANLAELFKKHSTLKHLLSPSELLEDFIISTNYLPKLATLKGAERMISNVNKMLDIAKELDNLGTSLRELSATLKAFVDSSDETEASLETEESNSVKLLTVHKSKGLEFPIVVVADTFWREKTSNNHFPGIFFDKSEYFLIEEKPSDRSKTLQSKLYIDEMEKIYEEEKRTLYVAFSRPRDLLIVSLNGKASAIRPWSQMLLGTLFTQENDEKELLDEFEGIVEIETSGKGFLYTHRNSDEQEEGELPEIRIIQGFSQKAQIEYVSPSLLTQEFEISLEPRSGELNLERNPAELGTLAHAYFEAVGLEGQLGRITLNGLLKGGKLGYVDRTRFTPEEDQEVRNILSKLTEHPLVKEIESAHKVYSELKIQKKLKNYILLGILDKIYLTEKGWKIVDFKFAYPDSRLKEKYEFQLKFYMYIARELFDITEAKLFYLKDGSVSEPIILEEGFEKELVKKIESFGGDSDGN encoded by the coding sequence CAATAACTTTTACCAGAAAAGCCGCGAAGGAAATGAAAGAAAGGGTTATGAAAAACCTTGACGAAAATATTGAACGTGGGATTCCGGGTAACTGGCTTTCACTGAGAGCGAGAATGGTAAATGCCTGGATTTCCACAATCCATTCCTTCTGTGAGAGAATACTGCGTGAAAGCGCTACTTATCTCGGCATGGATCCAGGGTTTCAAGTCCTTACCGGCATCAAACGCGTAACTCTTGAGAATAACGTTGCAAAGAGCTACTTTTTGGAACATATTGAAGAGCTGGAACCTGTTATAGAGCTCATTGGAATTGATGACACCTTCAAATTGCTTAAAAATATGCTTGGAAACCATAGAAACAAATTAAAAGTATCCAGAGCAATGCAAAGGGCGTTAGAACCTCATGAAATAGGAGAAAAGGGGATCAAAGCGTTAAAAGCCACTGAAATTCTCGAAAAGCACTTTAATGGCATCACCAGGCTTTACGATCAGGAATGTTTGAGCTCAAATTATCTGGACTTCGACGACTTGCTGACTAAAACCCGGGAACTCTTGATGAACCATCCTCAGGTACAGCAGAAATATATCAGAAGGTTCAAATACATCCTGGTTGACGAATTTCAGGATACTGACGAACTTCAAAAGGAAATTATAGATTTGCTGCATGTTGAAGGGAGTAACTTCCTGTTCTTCGTAGGTGATGCGAAACAGTCAATCTATAGATTCAGAGGAGCAGACGTTACAGTCTTCAACCGGACGAAAGAACACTTTGAGCTCAACGGAAAACCAGTTGAAGAGCTTGATACAAACCGCCGCTCCCACCCCGATATTGTAGAATTCCAGAACAGGCTTTTCAGTAAAATAATGATAAATGATTTCTCCGGGAAATATTATAAAGCTTATTATGAGAAAGAGATAAAGGCTCTTCCATACGATTCCAGCGAATCAGAATCGAGGGTGAGAGTGCTTCTTTCCGATCAGGCAGACGATTCAAAAGAAGTGGCTAACTACATTTCCAGGCTTCTTCAAGAAGAGCTTACTTTCAGGGATAAAAGCGGAAAAACCGAAAAGCGAAGGATTCAGCCAGGCGATATCGCCATACTTTTAAGGAGCTTCACGAAAATCACAAAATACGAAGAAGCTCTTGAAAATCTGGGAATACCTTACTACACAGTCGGAAGCCGTGAGTTTTACAACAGACCTGAAGTTGCAGGCCCCCTTGCCTGGCTTGATATGGTTGTAGACCCCCTCGATGACAACGCGTTCACAAGATTTCTTCTCTCTCCTGCTTTTGGAGGCACTCTTGATGAAATCCTGAGTTTGAAAAGCGCTGGCAAGACTTTTTATGAGGGCCTTGTAAACACGCGAGATGAGAAATTTGCAAACCTTGCAGAACTGTTCAAAAAGCATTCCACTTTAAAGCACCTGCTATCACCCAGTGAATTGCTTGAAGATTTCATTATTTCCACTAATTATCTTCCAAAGCTGGCAACGCTAAAAGGTGCTGAGCGAATGATAAGCAATGTCAACAAGATGCTGGATATTGCCAAAGAACTAGACAATTTGGGAACAAGCCTGAGGGAGCTTTCTGCCACGTTGAAAGCTTTTGTAGACTCTTCGGACGAAACAGAAGCAAGTCTTGAAACAGAGGAATCCAACAGTGTTAAATTGCTGACTGTTCACAAATCCAAGGGTCTTGAATTCCCAATTGTTGTGGTTGCCGATACTTTCTGGAGGGAGAAAACCTCGAACAACCATTTTCCGGGAATCTTTTTCGATAAAAGCGAGTACTTTCTCATCGAAGAGAAGCCGTCAGATAGAAGCAAAACCCTTCAATCGAAGCTTTACATCGACGAGATGGAAAAGATATATGAAGAAGAAAAAAGGACCCTTTATGTAGCTTTCAGCAGGCCGCGAGACCTCCTTATTGTAAGCTTGAACGGTAAAGCAAGCGCTATAAGGCCCTGGTCGCAAATGCTGTTAGGCACGCTATTCACCCAGGAAAATGACGAAAAGGAACTCCTTGATGAATTTGAGGGTATAGTTGAAATAGAAACCTCTGGCAAAGGTTTTCTCTACACTCACCGGAATAGTGATGAACAGGAAGAAGGGGAACTGCCAGAAATTCGTATAATACAGGGATTTTCACAAAAAGCGCAGATTGAATATGTCTCACCAAGCCTTTTAACACAGGAATTTGAGATATCTTTGGAACCCCGTTCCGGTGAACTAAATCTGGAAAGAAACCCCGCTGAGCTCGGAACGCTGGCGCACGCATATTTCGAGGCGGTAGGGCTTGAAGGACAGCTTGGGCGGATAACACTTAACGGCCTCCTCAAAGGTGGTAAGCTGGGATATGTTGATAGAACCCGCTTTACCCCGGAAGAGGATCAAGAAGTAAGGAATATTTTGTCAAAGCTCACAGAACATCCTCTTGTCAAAGAAATTGAAAGTGCTCATAAAGTGTACAGTGAGCTTAAAATTCAGAAAAAACTGAAAAATTATATTCTTCTTGGAATTTTAGATAAAATTTACCTGACAGAGAAAGGCTGGAAGATAGTTGATTTCAAATTTGCCTATCCGGACAGCAGGCTCAAAGAAAAATACGAATTTCAGTTGAAGTTCTATATGTACATTGCCAGGGAACTCTTTGATATAACAGAAGCGAAGTTGTTTTATCTAAAAGATGGAAGCGTATCAGAGCCGATAATTCTTGAAGAGGGTTTTGAGAAAGAATTAGTGAAAAAAATTGAAAGTTTTGGAGGGGATAGCGATGGAAATTAA